Proteins found in one Polyangiaceae bacterium genomic segment:
- a CDS encoding Uma2 family endonuclease translates to MAQPVLPTCSYQEYLERLEASEIRLEFVDGIVYAMAGGTPAHNRVVMRLTLHVGGQLPKRCEAYGSDQKIRAHNAGYFPDLSIVCGAPSTAPDDPNAFTNPSTLFEVLSPSTAGTDQTTKAERYKALASLQEYVIVAQPERRVVVHRRTPDGFQLEEYGPTDVIALSCGVKLQVSELYA, encoded by the coding sequence ATGGCCCAACCAGTTCTGCCCACCTGCAGCTATCAGGAGTACTTGGAGCGACTCGAGGCGAGCGAGATCCGCCTGGAGTTCGTCGACGGTATCGTCTACGCGATGGCAGGGGGAACCCCGGCCCACAATCGAGTCGTGATGCGATTGACGCTTCATGTGGGTGGTCAGCTGCCGAAGCGCTGTGAAGCCTATGGCTCCGATCAGAAGATCCGCGCGCACAACGCGGGATACTTCCCGGATCTCAGCATCGTCTGTGGTGCGCCGTCGACCGCACCGGACGATCCGAACGCTTTCACGAATCCGTCCACCCTGTTCGAGGTGCTCAGCCCATCCACCGCCGGCACCGACCAGACCACGAAGGCCGAGCGCTACAAGGCCTTGGCCAGCCTCCAAGAGTACGTGATCGTCGCGCAACCGGAACGTCGCGTCGTGGTGCATCGCCGCACGCCGGACGGCTTTCAACTCGAGGAGTACGGTCCAACCGACGTCATCGCGCTCTCCTGCGGAGTAAAGCTTCAAGTCTCCGAGCTTTACGCTTGA
- a CDS encoding VapC toxin family PIN domain ribonuclease gives MSRCLVLHAEAMSALGGRSTKRQREVRAAMSAAFRLGREVVVPAVVLAELYRGRDHDQLLDACLSRETGETGIYVRPTDRSMARLVGGILAAAGVGSTFMVDAHVVAAAVELGGGVVLTADAGDLRKLSAPYRNVTVVDIG, from the coding sequence ATGAGCCGATGCTTGGTCCTCCATGCCGAGGCCATGTCTGCGCTTGGCGGCCGCTCTACCAAGCGCCAGCGGGAAGTCCGGGCAGCCATGAGCGCGGCGTTCCGCCTTGGGCGCGAGGTCGTCGTGCCGGCCGTCGTGCTCGCTGAGCTGTACCGCGGAAGAGACCATGACCAGCTCTTGGATGCCTGTCTATCTCGCGAAACGGGCGAAACGGGCATCTACGTTCGCCCGACGGATCGCAGCATGGCGCGTCTGGTCGGGGGCATCCTCGCCGCCGCAGGCGTTGGTTCTACCTTCATGGTCGACGCCCATGTCGTAGCGGCTGCCGTTGAACTGGGCGGCGGCGTGGTTCTGACAGCCGACGCTGGCGACCTCCGCAAGCTCTCCGCGCCCTATCGCAACGTGACGGTCGTGGACATCGGGTAG
- a CDS encoding type II toxin-antitoxin system CcdA family antitoxin, with product MTAAKRKISVSLDAELVAELEASEVALSTQVNEAVRDALARRRRQRLLGELLADLDRRHGKVAEATIAKYEALHS from the coding sequence ATGACCGCAGCGAAGCGCAAGATCTCCGTTTCCCTGGATGCCGAGCTGGTCGCGGAGCTCGAAGCTTCTGAGGTTGCGCTGTCTACACAGGTGAACGAGGCGGTGCGAGATGCGCTCGCGCGGCGACGGCGGCAGCGCCTCCTGGGCGAGCTACTGGCGGACTTGGACCGACGCCACGGAAAGGTCGCAGAGGCTACCATCGCCAAGTACGAGGCGCTGCATTCATGA
- a CDS encoding L,D-transpeptidase family protein, producing MRARSLLWLALAMAGCGKKPAGAEVPPEPSRAPAPPEPTAILYQLPKKPPAVAALSPKVYIRSAPAPGAPEIGAIHIGTWVDLKQPKPVGTNGCAGGWVAVEPEGYVCLDRSTTLDIEGHPLLAAIQKHQGDFSAAAPYRWAESREAPLYRRLPTEEEQARSEYDLERHLRRVDKARKDPEHVPSTLAGVDLRPATGSVPGFLADGAVSPWSQVNTPGDPRVRAGRVPTRSSIAYTDEFFANGRSWLLTSDLLLVPKDRVVPLEPATFAGVHLDEHVRRLPLAFIRREPRPKFRFVSDATAKREPSGVVPAADFTQVEDAEGGHFEETGATFERLAWVGLTGHVRRSRSVRYLETRDDGIWIREDDATVVQSEPPKGFELAPGEKWIDVSIFRGTLVAYEGRQAVFATLISPGMNGYKRINGEPGKYTTPTGTFRMEWKHLSTTMSPDPKRMSYYLSEVPYTQFFHMPFALHAAYWHDRFGEPKSGGCVNLSVKDAQWLFGWTDPKLPDGWHSVRSGGDRGEGTWVRVH from the coding sequence ATGCGCGCGCGTTCCCTTTTGTGGCTGGCTCTGGCGATGGCGGGTTGCGGCAAGAAGCCCGCGGGCGCGGAAGTGCCGCCGGAGCCCAGTCGGGCTCCCGCTCCGCCGGAGCCCACGGCGATCCTTTACCAGCTACCGAAGAAGCCGCCGGCGGTGGCCGCGCTCTCTCCCAAGGTCTACATCCGTAGCGCGCCCGCGCCCGGAGCGCCGGAGATCGGCGCCATTCACATCGGCACCTGGGTGGATCTGAAGCAGCCGAAGCCGGTGGGCACGAACGGCTGCGCGGGGGGCTGGGTGGCGGTGGAGCCGGAAGGCTACGTGTGCCTCGATCGCAGCACCACGCTCGACATCGAAGGCCATCCGCTGCTCGCCGCGATCCAAAAGCACCAGGGGGACTTCTCGGCGGCGGCGCCCTACCGCTGGGCCGAGTCTCGCGAGGCGCCGCTGTATCGCCGGCTGCCCACGGAAGAAGAGCAGGCGCGCAGCGAGTACGATCTCGAACGGCACCTGCGACGCGTCGACAAGGCCCGGAAGGATCCCGAGCACGTGCCCTCGACCCTCGCGGGCGTGGACCTGCGCCCGGCAACGGGGAGCGTCCCAGGGTTTCTCGCCGATGGCGCCGTGTCGCCGTGGTCACAGGTGAACACGCCGGGGGACCCGCGCGTGCGCGCCGGGCGCGTCCCCACGCGCTCCAGCATTGCCTATACCGACGAGTTCTTCGCGAACGGGCGGAGCTGGCTTTTGACCAGCGATCTGTTGCTGGTACCGAAGGACCGCGTAGTCCCGCTCGAGCCGGCGACCTTCGCCGGCGTGCACCTGGACGAGCACGTGCGGCGCCTGCCGCTGGCGTTCATCCGCCGCGAGCCGCGGCCCAAGTTCCGCTTCGTGAGCGACGCCACGGCGAAGCGCGAGCCGAGCGGCGTGGTGCCCGCGGCGGACTTCACCCAGGTGGAGGACGCCGAAGGTGGCCACTTCGAAGAGACCGGCGCGACCTTCGAGCGCCTGGCGTGGGTGGGGCTCACGGGCCACGTGCGCCGGAGCCGCAGCGTGCGCTACCTCGAGACCCGGGACGACGGCATCTGGATCCGCGAGGACGACGCCACGGTGGTGCAGAGCGAGCCTCCGAAGGGCTTCGAGCTCGCGCCCGGGGAAAAGTGGATCGACGTGAGCATCTTCCGCGGCACCCTGGTCGCCTACGAAGGCCGCCAGGCGGTGTTCGCCACGCTGATCTCGCCCGGCATGAATGGCTACAAGCGGATCAACGGCGAGCCCGGCAAGTACACGACGCCCACGGGCACCTTCCGCATGGAGTGGAAGCACCTGTCCACCACCATGTCCCCGGACCCGAAGCGCATGAGCTACTACCTATCCGAGGTCCCCTACACGCAGTTCTTCCACATGCCCTTCGCCCTGCACGCCGCCTACTGGCATGATCGCTTCGGCGAGCCCAAGAGCGGCGGCTGCGTGAACCTCTCCGTGAAAGATGCCCAGTGGCTGTTCGGCTGGACCGACCCCAAGCTTCCCGACGGATGGCACAGCGTACGTTCCGGCGGAGATCGCGGCGAGGGCACCTGGGTGCGCGTGCACTGA
- a CDS encoding MBL fold metallo-hydrolase — MRRALLLLCALLSSGCIVPVGRFFAPVFETPARVPNKITEPVRKDAHLAVLWVGHATVLIQIDDKIILTDPVFTNAVGQLSARLSEPGLAAENVPPVDAVLISHLHFDHLSLGSLELLEPKIRTLVMPQDGLVYLTDFSFPAMELPRWHSVDLDGLRITAVPVVHNGMRYGIDIGWMKRAFTGYVIQYHGVTVYFGGDTAYGPHFKETHNRFGHIDLALLPISPIEPRSFMKKSHVDPEEAVRGFLELGAERMVPMHYDTFVNGQDEPGDALRALRSAMKRHALDAERVAILRIGEQRVFLRR; from the coding sequence ATGCGGCGAGCGCTGTTGCTCCTGTGCGCGCTGCTTTCGAGCGGCTGCATCGTGCCGGTGGGGCGCTTCTTTGCGCCCGTGTTCGAGACGCCCGCGCGCGTCCCGAACAAGATCACCGAGCCCGTGCGGAAGGACGCCCACCTCGCGGTGCTGTGGGTCGGCCACGCCACGGTGCTGATCCAGATCGACGACAAGATCATCCTCACGGATCCGGTGTTCACCAACGCCGTGGGTCAGCTCAGCGCGCGGCTTTCGGAGCCGGGCCTCGCCGCGGAGAACGTGCCGCCGGTGGATGCCGTGCTCATCTCCCACCTGCACTTCGACCACCTCTCCCTCGGCAGCCTGGAGCTTCTGGAGCCCAAGATCCGCACGCTGGTGATGCCCCAGGACGGCCTGGTGTACCTGACGGACTTCTCCTTCCCCGCAATGGAGCTCCCTCGCTGGCACAGCGTGGATCTCGACGGCCTTCGGATCACCGCGGTGCCGGTGGTCCACAACGGCATGCGCTACGGCATCGACATCGGTTGGATGAAGCGCGCGTTCACCGGTTACGTGATCCAGTACCACGGCGTCACCGTGTACTTCGGCGGCGATACCGCCTACGGCCCGCACTTCAAAGAGACCCACAATCGCTTCGGCCACATCGACCTGGCCCTCTTGCCCATCTCGCCCATCGAGCCGCGGAGCTTCATGAAGAAGTCCCACGTGGATCCCGAAGAGGCCGTCCGCGGTTTCCTCGAGCTGGGGGCCGAGCGCATGGTGCCCATGCACTACGACACCTTCGTCAATGGCCAGGACGAACCTGGGGACGCCCTGCGTGCGCTCCGCAGCGCAATGAAGCGCCACGCGTTGGACGCCGAGCGCGTCGCAATCCTCCGCATCGGCGAGCAGCGCGTGTTTCTACGCCGCTGA
- a CDS encoding Uma2 family endonuclease, producing MSRRFSFAEYVVLAEDAAVKLEFLNGQVWAMAGGSPEHAAVAGNVVALLNVRLAGKKCRVFTSDLRVRIKATGLGTYPDVSVVCGKLEIDPDDPTQQTVTNPCVLVEVLSPSTEDYDRGDKLAHYQQIPSLQEIVFVAQGRQQIEVVRREADGSWSRHVSGEGESAELSSLGAELPVAKVYENPLAD from the coding sequence ATGAGTCGCCGCTTCTCCTTCGCCGAGTACGTCGTGCTGGCGGAGGACGCCGCCGTGAAGCTCGAGTTCTTGAACGGGCAGGTGTGGGCCATGGCCGGAGGCTCTCCGGAACATGCGGCGGTCGCGGGGAACGTCGTGGCCTTGTTGAACGTGCGTCTGGCGGGGAAGAAGTGCCGGGTGTTCACCTCGGATCTGCGGGTTCGCATCAAGGCCACCGGCCTTGGCACTTATCCAGACGTGAGTGTCGTGTGTGGAAAATTGGAGATCGATCCGGACGATCCCACTCAGCAGACGGTGACCAACCCGTGCGTGCTGGTGGAGGTGTTGAGCCCTTCGACGGAAGACTACGATCGCGGCGACAAGCTTGCACACTATCAGCAGATTCCCTCGCTGCAGGAGATCGTGTTCGTTGCTCAGGGGCGGCAGCAAATCGAGGTCGTACGCCGGGAAGCGGACGGCTCTTGGTCTCGCCATGTGTCAGGGGAAGGCGAGTCCGCCGAGCTATCGAGTCTCGGGGCCGAGCTTCCGGTCGCGAAGGTGTACGAAAACCCGCTCGCGGATTGA
- a CDS encoding DEAD/DEAH box helicase, whose protein sequence is MSPPEIRLRFDRGTLLLDGSAPAAEMEALPGVLWDPRVGAFRAPAHRHPELCAAIVARRLSLQDDVLAIDTLECQRPELRPYQKSALLSWHLAERRGVVVLPTGAGKTRVAIAALSDLGASALCIAPTRALMHQWHDEIAKVYAGPIGVLGDGHKSVLPITVATFESALRAMPRIGHRFGLLVVDEAHHAGGYLREEALEMCAAPARLGLTATPPDNSEVLCRLVGPTVEQLGVHDLAGRYLADFEIFVLRLSLDLDERRRYEADQEIFRDIFRQFRELMPAGSWADFTRVASRTQDGRDALAAWRRMRTLVAWTRGKSRAVRELLRDSWDCRVLVFTADNRTAYAIAREHLIMPITCDIKKRERESALTAFREGRLRALVSARVLNEGIDVPDADVAIIVGGTQGEREHVQRIGRLLRPRPGKRARVYELVTLSTAEARQSSERRKSLVAPFGFGL, encoded by the coding sequence ATGTCACCGCCCGAAATTCGGCTGCGCTTCGATCGCGGCACGTTGCTCCTCGACGGCAGCGCTCCGGCCGCCGAGATGGAAGCGCTCCCTGGAGTGCTGTGGGACCCGCGCGTCGGCGCCTTTCGCGCGCCGGCCCATCGACACCCGGAGCTGTGCGCCGCGATCGTCGCGCGGCGGCTTTCGCTCCAGGACGACGTGCTCGCGATCGACACGCTCGAATGTCAACGTCCCGAGCTCAGGCCGTACCAGAAGAGCGCGCTGCTGTCGTGGCACCTCGCAGAGCGGCGCGGCGTCGTGGTGCTGCCCACCGGCGCGGGCAAGACCCGCGTCGCCATCGCGGCGCTCTCGGATCTGGGCGCTTCGGCGCTGTGCATCGCTCCCACGCGCGCGCTCATGCACCAGTGGCACGACGAGATCGCCAAGGTGTACGCCGGCCCCATCGGCGTGTTGGGCGATGGCCACAAGAGCGTGCTGCCCATCACCGTGGCCACCTTCGAAAGTGCGCTCCGCGCCATGCCCCGCATCGGACATCGCTTCGGCCTGCTGGTCGTGGACGAAGCCCACCACGCCGGCGGCTATTTGCGGGAAGAAGCCCTGGAGATGTGCGCGGCCCCGGCGCGTCTGGGTCTCACGGCCACGCCGCCGGACAACAGCGAGGTGCTCTGCCGCTTGGTGGGCCCCACGGTGGAGCAACTGGGCGTGCACGATCTCGCCGGGCGCTACCTGGCGGACTTCGAGATCTTCGTGCTCCGCCTTTCCTTGGACCTGGACGAGCGACGTCGCTACGAGGCAGACCAAGAGATCTTTCGCGACATCTTCCGGCAGTTCCGGGAGCTCATGCCCGCCGGCAGCTGGGCGGACTTCACCCGCGTCGCGTCGCGCACCCAGGACGGGCGGGACGCGCTGGCAGCGTGGCGCCGCATGCGCACCCTGGTGGCCTGGACGCGGGGCAAGTCTCGCGCCGTGCGCGAGCTCTTGCGCGACAGCTGGGACTGTCGCGTGCTGGTGTTCACGGCGGACAATCGCACCGCTTATGCCATCGCTCGCGAGCACCTGATCATGCCCATCACCTGTGACATCAAGAAGCGGGAGCGCGAGAGCGCGCTGACCGCCTTTCGCGAGGGTCGGCTGCGCGCGTTGGTGAGCGCCCGGGTCTTGAACGAGGGCATCGACGTGCCCGACGCAGACGTCGCCATCATCGTGGGCGGCACCCAGGGCGAGCGGGAGCACGTGCAGCGCATCGGCCGCCTGCTCCGGCCGCGCCCCGGCAAGCGCGCTCGCGTGTACGAGCTGGTCACGCTGTCCACCGCGGAAGCGCGCCAATCGAGTGAAAGGAGGAAGAGCCTTGTTGCCCCGTTCGGCTTTGGCCTGTGA
- a CDS encoding DUF790 family protein, producing MLPRSALACETVGSELFPRWLSERDEPWLAALLDEHARYTGERRAELAARLREPLSPAPPKKKLEAVACVLEKMTHDRTEAAVPPVDARRLVFEAAARHGQAALAKVSEELGIGEDQLAGSLFADLPSERRVRPLPTELTPGQLSRITNQELAGSLLARSTRVSAELVGHARQVVRHAQRVGLLCVATEAQRDAVRLEVSGPLALFRHTRVYGRALASLVPRLAWCDSFRLVADVDLGNADPQQLLLTQSDPIFVSGVPPPFESPLEERFVRDMCRASKSWDIVREPTALSIGGRLVFPDFELRHRKDDSRRVLVEIVGYWTPEYLQEKLRAIGERSWILCASERRGSADRSFPGAERILWFKGRIDPRAVLERLG from the coding sequence TTGTTGCCCCGTTCGGCTTTGGCCTGTGAAACCGTCGGCTCCGAGCTCTTCCCGCGTTGGCTGTCGGAGCGGGACGAGCCCTGGCTCGCTGCCCTGCTCGACGAGCACGCGCGATACACCGGCGAGCGCCGCGCGGAGCTGGCGGCGCGGCTGCGGGAGCCCCTCTCCCCCGCGCCCCCGAAAAAGAAGCTGGAGGCCGTCGCCTGCGTGCTCGAGAAGATGACGCACGATCGCACCGAGGCCGCCGTGCCCCCGGTGGACGCGCGACGCCTGGTGTTCGAAGCCGCCGCGCGCCACGGGCAGGCAGCGCTCGCGAAGGTCTCGGAAGAGCTCGGCATCGGGGAGGACCAGCTCGCGGGCTCGCTGTTCGCGGACCTGCCCAGTGAGCGTCGCGTGCGGCCGTTGCCCACGGAGCTCACGCCAGGGCAGCTCTCGCGGATCACGAACCAAGAGCTCGCTGGCTCGCTCCTGGCGCGCAGCACTCGCGTGAGCGCGGAGCTCGTGGGTCATGCGCGGCAGGTGGTGCGCCACGCCCAGCGCGTCGGCCTCTTGTGCGTGGCGACGGAAGCCCAACGCGACGCCGTGCGCCTGGAGGTGTCCGGCCCCCTCGCCCTCTTCCGCCACACCCGGGTCTACGGTCGCGCCCTCGCCTCCCTGGTGCCGCGCCTCGCCTGGTGCGACAGCTTTCGTCTGGTTGCGGACGTGGATCTGGGAAACGCCGACCCGCAGCAGCTCCTCCTCACCCAAAGCGATCCCATCTTCGTCTCCGGCGTGCCGCCCCCCTTCGAGAGCCCGCTGGAAGAGCGCTTCGTGCGCGACATGTGCCGAGCCAGCAAGAGCTGGGACATCGTGCGGGAGCCCACGGCGCTGTCCATCGGCGGCCGTCTGGTGTTCCCCGACTTCGAGCTCCGCCACCGCAAAGACGACAGCCGCCGAGTGCTCGTTGAGATCGTCGGCTACTGGACGCCGGAGTACCTGCAAGAAAAGCTGCGCGCCATTGGGGAGCGCAGCTGGATCCTGTGCGCCAGTGAACGCCGTGGCTCCGCCGACCGGAGCTTCCCCGGCGCCGAACGCATCCTCTGGTTCAAGGGCCGGATCGATCCGCGGGCCGTGCTGGAGCGACTGGGGTAG